In Amphiura filiformis chromosome 1, Afil_fr2py, whole genome shotgun sequence, the following are encoded in one genomic region:
- the LOC140158641 gene encoding LOW QUALITY PROTEIN: uncharacterized protein (The sequence of the model RefSeq protein was modified relative to this genomic sequence to represent the inferred CDS: deleted 2 bases in 1 codon) gives MARCEVTLPQVSYVNGFTALPAAFSDASPGSSGTMGSVSSLVGDSGYRGGSSRISDITNSSEGQSSYYEDQQQQQQHWGPPRIMPISGKLEKHKEKRLIRPIAVKPSSPSQSPSSTSSKPSLSSDSPGMLDDIPELTQPDVVLANQMRRNHYNNPNTHYGNSGGGGGGPSTKRFGAPPTKAQSLQDINTPTHQNYRVQFKEAPARDYDSRGRHDRLQPSQSMNHLDQSWQNDGYDDHHSGYRQQQQSHYNQRLQNEHIRKPYSQSSTVLDIRNGSYRQEANRINGQHSMSSNHLLDIKHSHERSSSSSHVSSVLEDIEDEEIVALREKIKDQESELATLRDTMEKNEATIFEVYEEKQRRWEDEITRLRHELQKQDDGSRQTRLSLQGQIYKLEQDRKALQSKLDHMQQEKENRKNLDANQNDRNFVRPSKSTSRERIHEIGDPKTQQKDQKHFQSNGLRKQTSKIVACSEMDLRSVLATRHLNGHAKHGSFEQVLREKEAELNQAHVEIGHIRVIKENLSQQVKVQEEELSLLRKKLEDKEQELSQEKCEVDYLREVQDKLNHELTARQREARASQGGKGGSGGNIAQLAQIQDKLAQKHRELSHMAERLKQMQAERDNEGSSLRVKLKERNEEIKKLQNKVRFLEKERGRSGGKHSKVTPAQRQLESDFMDLQVKLTKKERELFKTKQELLSIQEKNKYEMDVFKSRLKQREDEQRTCLEELKKREAEMSRMMDRLDERKSESEKLNGEIERLKRHSHKSSKTAHVQEMERQMETLAEENDTLRNQMDDLKDDNSLLQEKLGRISLGVRNLSSSQLNLLGGSPHQKMNLPNLCLPTVAKQNALISKAIGSTAVRSKLVNGSSANKTAGPVKANTPMSPEHHITLTGSLRREMGELKKELNAVKQKNKDQEARLAHERKSWHDEKEKVIAYQKQLQLNYVQMCQRNKNLEQEVQQLTTDLEQVHKEISHC, from the exons ATGGCAAGATGCGAGGTCACGCTACCACAGGTTTCTTATGTGAACGGATTCACTGCGTTACCAGCGGCGTTCTCGGACGCCTCCCCGGGTTCGTCAGGCACCATGGGCAGCGTGAGCAGTCTTGTTGGTGATAGTGGGTATCGTGGGGGAAGTTCACGTATCAGCGATATTACTAATAGTTCAGAAGGACAATCAAGTTATTACGAGgatcaacaacagcaacaacagcatTGGGGACCACCCCGAATTATGCCCATCAGTGGGAAATTAGAAAAG CACAAAGAAAAGCGTCTAATCCGACCCATTGCAGTTAAACCATCATCTCCATCCCAGTCTCCATCCAGTACATCATCAAAACCAAGCCTGTCATCAGACTCACCTGGCATGCTAGATGACATCCCAGAATTGACTCAACCCGACGTTGTATTAGCCAATCAAATGAGACGAAATCACTACAACAACCCAAATACCCATTATGGGAACAgtggcggtggtggtggtggaccaAGCACCAAACGCTTTGGTGCCCCACCCACCAAAGCACAATCTTTGCAAGACATTAACACCCCAACTCATCAGAACTATCGGGTGCAGTTTAAAGAAGCGCCCGCAAGAGACTACGACTCAAGAGGGCGCCATGATAGGTTGCAGCCCTCACAGTCGATGAACCATTTAGATCAATCATGGCAAAATGATGGCTATGATGATCACCACTCTGgttatagacaacaacaacagtcGCATTATAATCAGAGATTACAGAATGAACATATAAGAAAACCATACAGCCAATCCAGTACAGTATTAGATATCAGAAATGGGTCGTATAGACAAGAGGCTAATAGGATTAATGGACAGCATAGTATGTCATCAAATCATCTCTTAGATATCAAACATAGCCATGAgagatcatcatcatcttcacatGTATCATCGGTGCTAGAGGACATTGAAGATGAAGAGATTGTTGCACTCAGGGAAAAGATCAAG GATCAAGAATCGGAGTTGGCAACTCTAAGAGACACAATGGAGAAGAACGAAGCCACCATCTTTGAGGTGTATGAAGAGAAGCAGAGAAGATGGGAAGATGAGATTACAAGGCTAAGGCATGAGCTTCAGAAGCAGGATGATGGTTCCAGGCAAACAAGGCTTTCATTACAAGGGCAG ATCTACAAATTGGAGCAGGACAGAAAAGCACTTCAATCCAAGTTGGATCATATGCAACAAGAGAAAGAGAACCGAAAGAATCTGgatgcaaatcaaaacgatagaAACTTTGTCAGACCATCCAAATCAACCAGCAGAGAACGTATTCATGAAATCGGAGAtccaaaaacacaacaaaaagacCAAAAACACTTTCAGAGCAATGGTTTGAGGAAACAAACTTCAAAAATTGTTGCTTGTTCCGAGATGGATTTAAGATCAGTGCTTGCTACGAGGCATCTGAATGGCCATGCCAAACATGGCTCTTTTGAACAGGTTTTACGAGAAAAAGAGGCTGAACTTAACCAGGCCCATGTAGAAATTGGACATATCAGAGTTATCAAAGAAAATTTGTCTCAACAGGTCAAAGTTCAAGAGGAGGAGTTGTCTTTACTTAGGAAAAAACTTGAAGATAAAGAACAGGAATTGAGTCAGGAAAAATGTGAAGTTGATTATTTGCGTGAAGTTCAGGACAAGTTGAATCATGAGCTGACCGCCAGACAGAGGGAGGCGCGAGCCTCTCAAGGAGGGAAAGGGGGCAGTGGGGGTAATATAGCCCAGCTGGCTCAAATTCAAGATAAACTTGCCCAAAAACATAGAGAACTTAGCCATATGGCTGAAAGACTCAAACAAATGCAAGCTGAACGAGACAATGAAGGCTCCAGCTTGAGAGTTAAGCTCAAAGAAAGAAATGAGgaaattaaaaagttgcaaaaTAAAGTGCgcttcctggagaaagagagggGTAGGAGTGGGGGAAAACATAGCAAAGTTACCCCTGCTCAAAGGCAACTTGAGAGTGATTTTATGGATTTGCAAGTGAAGCTTACTAAAAAAGAACGAGAGTTGTTTAAAACAAAGCAAGAACTTTTGAGCATACAAGAGAAGAACAAATACGAAATGGATGTGTTCAAATCGAGGCTGAAACAACGTGAGGACGAGCAGAGAACCTGCTTGGAGGAACTTAAGAAACGTGAAGCCGAGATGAGCCGCATGATGGACAGGCTCGACGAGCGCAAAAGTGAATCGGAAAAGTTGAACGGGGAAATTGAAAGATTAAAACGACACAGTCATAAATCAAGTAAAACTGCACATGTGCAGGAGATGGAAAGGCAGATGGAGACACTTGCAGAAGAAAATGATACCTTAAGAAATCAGATGGATGATCTAAAGGATGATAATTCATTATTGCAGGAAAAACTTGGTAGAATATCACTAGGTGTGCGCAATTTGAGCAGCAGTCAATTGAATCTGTTAGGTGGGTCTCCCCACCAGAAAATGAATCTTCCAAACCTATGTCTC CCAACTGTTGCCAAACAGAATGCGCTGATTTCTAAAGCTATAGGCTCAACTGCTGTTAGGTCAAAACTTGTTAATGGCTCATCCGCCAATAAAACAGCAGGTCCTGTGAAGGCCAACACGCCAATGAGTCCGGAACATCACATCACGCTCACAGGAAGCCTCCGACGCGAGATGGGAGAGTTAAAGAAAGAACTGAATGctgtgaaacaaaagaataaAGACCAGGAAGCACGTCTCGCTCACGAGCGTAAGAGTTGGCATGATGAGAAAGAAAAGGTGATTGCGTACCAGAAGCAGCTGCAGCTTAACTATGTCCAGATGTGTCAAAGGAATAAGAATCTAGAGCAAGAAGTGCAGCAGTTGACAACGGACTTGGAACAGGTACACAAAGAAATTAGCCACTGTTGA